One genomic window of Anaerolineae bacterium includes the following:
- a CDS encoding PDZ domain-containing protein has protein sequence MRHTTCLRLLLGGVLLVAGLISGYLLGTVGTPPPSVTAQVAATPLPTLDPNLLALVDAQEAITGAIYEMASPSVVHITSRSRVMDFWRGIVPQEGTGSGFVYDTQGHIVTNWHVVEGAEEVEVLLADGTSLPATLVGADEYYDLAVISVDAAAVSAAPLPLATDAVLRVGQTVLAIGNPFGLDQTLTTGVISALGRTIESASGLLVGNVIQTDAAINPGNSGGPLLNTRGQVIGINTSIQSPSGGSVGIGFAVPIEIISRVVPALIAQGRYPHPSLGLTAVELGYEVRPAASGPQHGLLIVDIQRGGSAAQAGLQAATIERTYRGTIFRGGDTIIAINGQPIRSRDELTLYLESNTRPGDKVTVTISRGGETLEVPLVVGER, from the coding sequence ATGAGACATACAACCTGCTTGCGACTGTTACTGGGCGGCGTGCTGCTGGTCGCCGGACTGATCAGCGGTTACCTGCTGGGGACAGTGGGAACGCCGCCACCCTCCGTCACCGCTCAGGTCGCTGCCACCCCCCTGCCCACGCTGGACCCCAACCTGCTGGCGCTGGTTGATGCTCAGGAAGCGATCACCGGCGCGATTTACGAAATGGCCAGCCCTTCCGTGGTACACATCACCAGCCGCAGCCGGGTTATGGACTTCTGGCGCGGCATTGTACCCCAGGAAGGCACCGGCTCTGGCTTCGTCTATGATACCCAGGGGCATATCGTGACCAACTGGCACGTGGTCGAAGGGGCCGAGGAAGTCGAGGTCTTGCTGGCCGATGGCACGTCGCTACCGGCGACACTGGTCGGCGCAGATGAATACTACGATCTGGCGGTGATCAGCGTCGATGCAGCGGCAGTCAGCGCCGCACCGCTGCCCCTGGCGACGGACGCCGTCCTGCGCGTCGGCCAGACTGTGCTGGCCATCGGCAACCCGTTCGGGCTGGATCAGACGCTCACCACCGGCGTCATCAGCGCACTGGGCCGCACCATCGAATCGGCGTCAGGGCTACTGGTGGGCAATGTGATTCAGACGGACGCAGCCATCAACCCCGGCAATTCCGGCGGCCCGCTGCTCAACACACGTGGTCAGGTGATCGGGATCAATACCAGTATCCAGTCACCTTCCGGTGGCTCGGTAGGCATCGGTTTCGCCGTGCCGATCGAGATCATCAGCCGCGTTGTCCCGGCCCTGATCGCGCAGGGGCGTTACCCGCATCCCTCGCTGGGCCTGACCGCCGTCGAACTGGGCTATGAGGTACGCCCGGCGGCCAGTGGGCCACAACACGGCCTGCTGATCGTCGACATCCAGCGCGGCGGCAGCGCGGCCCAGGCTGGCTTGCAAGCTGCCACCATTGAACGCACCTACCGGGGCACGATCTTCCGCGGCGGCGACACCATCATCGCCATCAATGGCCAGCCGATCCGCTCCCGCGATGAGCTAACGCTCTACCTGGAGAGCAATACCCGCCCCGGCGACAAAGTCACGGTCACCATCAGCCGCGGCGGTGAAACGCTGGAAGTCCCCCTGGTGGTAGGGGAGCGTTAG
- a CDS encoding TIR domain-containing protein: MAHAQPVYLSYAASDAAFALHLAAALKIRGVNVWLDRLDQGTEERSLRTVQGRMAGCAGVLAVLSPAYLESRYCQQEIAIAEQLDRPIVPVLLRPIPAIAGTSDLQVVDFAGWSQPDLFAARLDDLLDELGSSVPTAMTTAPAPREQYLIRLIARLEARCIAVEQTIVPARQRRQAEQATLRPEPFGVERWLSDGLFEVQDDRQPAGAGFRRQSTRLEGIAAVARQYPRFVLIGPPAVGKTTLLNYLALGAARASLTAPESTPLPILLRCVDWAAGQTAVQFVRAGWPLETDPVTLLQQGRAALYLDGLGETDPAIAAAQAEALRRWLEGDEAPQRLVVTCEEQTYARGLTLELPVVRPVPWDRAQVQAYVADYLDEEKARRVLLRLLPDEEHPTLNSLTSFLHHPLLLSIFSHICEILPEDITAYSLGFLLEQYVVELWEQRAAAATVTFQEMEAGLSALAYAAVVEEMPVYLPEAYVQAHVRDPHLLAPENSAAFLEFSRGNVRFIHGLIRYYFAALHLMSLEPAAWLQPPQFDPSENRIPQPLDPVAIIAAGLLPDVATYLRSIAAIDPYLALECAASGVQLAEEAYARLVETLLNAPSVTAGGGRVAALRLLPPRMLQERLPLLLAVMRDGSWDARWAAVDALLEPGLPLALEVVESLQDFNPALREAAASGLRQIGESVLPTLMALLRNGEPDVRANAAWALGSLADRAAVPALVEALYDPDEGVVDRAATALGLIKDPAAIPWLAHLLTHASVGVRRAAAEALLWLGGEAISAMLDAVREGDGETRELVIATLRAAPDKAVRQALLDATGHPDVEVRSAAVEALGEAEDDVTITHLIRRLRDKGQSQWRSETISETARQMLQRSGQPRALQAVADWEHEEAYARQIEGLDDTMPDEELHELRGNHLPARANGSNGSQKSAARAKDRLLHMTGSTAEAPDGLASASWEERRDAVAALAHRDARVALPLLKQALDDEDPYVRIAAVRATGAFKTREALQLLLVALADEEVLVCDAAADVLRQIGRPAIPGLIRALGAESVEMRAAAVEVLGAIADPEAIPHLARLLEDTARPWLSDKRVCDLAAQALRAINTPAAHRIVLEWQARHAPDPAQFARLTQAQIDRLTAGEATVEELLETLPEREEQPAASSETTPETDGSDILAGLLAELQQDGWATRQEAAKALREYAKLNQGSTDAAIIRQLTHALQDPDWVVRWAVAEALASIGTASAVPALVPLVADPHWLVRVAAIRAIMMLGDAEVAPELVGALSDPKEMVREAAAEALGMIGDQRVAPALLPLLDDPEEFVRMAAIYALGRLRYAPALEALGRAIADPSVNIRWAAAVAVADVGDPAAVPILAPALADASSPSWGDGRVCDVAARALEALDTPEAREALEAWRSTCSLV; the protein is encoded by the coding sequence GGATGATCTGCTCGACGAACTGGGAAGCTCTGTCCCTACTGCGATGACGACCGCGCCCGCCCCGCGCGAGCAGTATCTGATCCGCCTGATCGCCCGTCTGGAGGCGCGGTGCATCGCTGTCGAGCAGACGATCGTCCCTGCCCGGCAGCGCCGCCAGGCGGAGCAGGCGACACTGCGCCCGGAGCCGTTCGGCGTGGAACGCTGGCTGAGCGACGGATTGTTCGAAGTACAGGACGATCGCCAGCCGGCGGGGGCAGGCTTTCGCCGCCAGTCAACGCGTCTGGAAGGCATCGCCGCTGTAGCTCGTCAGTATCCGCGTTTTGTGCTCATCGGGCCGCCAGCGGTGGGCAAGACGACGCTGCTCAACTACCTGGCGCTGGGAGCGGCCCGCGCCAGCCTGACCGCGCCGGAATCCACACCACTGCCGATTTTGTTGCGCTGTGTGGACTGGGCTGCGGGCCAGACGGCTGTCCAGTTCGTCCGGGCCGGCTGGCCGCTGGAAACCGACCCGGTAACCCTGTTGCAGCAGGGCCGGGCGGCACTCTACCTGGACGGGCTGGGAGAGACTGATCCGGCCATCGCTGCCGCCCAGGCTGAAGCGTTGCGGCGCTGGCTGGAAGGGGATGAGGCCCCTCAGCGGCTGGTGGTCACCTGCGAGGAGCAGACCTATGCGCGTGGCCTGACCCTGGAGTTACCGGTCGTCCGTCCGGTGCCCTGGGACCGCGCCCAGGTACAGGCTTACGTGGCCGACTACCTGGATGAGGAAAAGGCGCGACGGGTGCTCCTGCGGTTGTTGCCGGATGAAGAACACCCGACCCTGAACAGCCTGACCTCCTTCCTGCATCATCCCCTGTTGCTCAGCATTTTCTCCCACATTTGCGAAATCCTGCCCGAAGACATCACCGCTTACAGCCTGGGGTTCCTGCTGGAGCAGTATGTGGTTGAGCTGTGGGAGCAGCGTGCGGCGGCGGCGACCGTCACCTTCCAGGAGATGGAGGCGGGTCTTTCCGCCCTGGCCTATGCCGCTGTGGTTGAGGAGATGCCGGTCTACCTGCCGGAAGCGTACGTTCAGGCTCACGTGCGTGACCCGCACCTGCTGGCCCCGGAGAACAGCGCCGCTTTTCTGGAGTTCAGCCGGGGTAACGTGCGCTTCATCCACGGCCTGATTCGCTACTATTTCGCCGCGCTGCACCTGATGAGTCTGGAACCGGCAGCCTGGCTGCAGCCGCCGCAGTTTGACCCCAGCGAGAACCGCATCCCGCAGCCGCTGGATCCGGTGGCGATCATCGCCGCCGGGTTGCTGCCGGATGTGGCGACCTACCTGAGGTCCATCGCGGCGATCGATCCCTACCTGGCGCTGGAATGCGCTGCCAGCGGCGTCCAGCTGGCTGAGGAGGCTTATGCCCGCCTGGTGGAGACTCTGCTCAACGCGCCGTCGGTGACTGCTGGCGGCGGGCGCGTAGCGGCCCTGCGCCTGTTGCCGCCCCGGATGCTGCAGGAACGCTTGCCGCTCCTGCTGGCGGTGATGCGTGATGGCTCCTGGGATGCCCGCTGGGCGGCGGTGGATGCCCTGCTGGAACCGGGCCTGCCGCTGGCGCTGGAAGTGGTGGAGTCGCTGCAGGATTTCAACCCCGCCCTGCGGGAGGCGGCAGCCAGCGGTCTGCGCCAGATCGGGGAATCAGTGCTGCCCACGTTGATGGCGCTGCTGCGGAATGGTGAGCCGGATGTGCGGGCCAACGCGGCCTGGGCGCTGGGCAGCCTGGCTGATCGCGCAGCCGTTCCGGCGCTGGTGGAGGCGCTCTACGATCCAGATGAGGGCGTTGTAGACCGGGCAGCGACCGCCCTGGGGCTGATCAAGGACCCGGCGGCCATCCCCTGGCTGGCGCACCTGCTGACTCATGCCAGCGTCGGGGTGCGCCGCGCTGCGGCAGAAGCGTTGCTCTGGCTGGGCGGCGAGGCGATCTCGGCCATGCTCGATGCTGTGCGTGAAGGCGATGGGGAGACGCGCGAACTGGTCATTGCGACTCTGCGCGCGGCTCCGGATAAGGCGGTCCGTCAGGCGTTGCTGGACGCGACCGGGCACCCGGATGTGGAAGTACGCAGCGCAGCCGTCGAAGCTCTGGGCGAAGCGGAGGATGATGTGACGATAACTCACCTGATCAGGCGGCTGCGGGACAAAGGTCAGTCCCAGTGGCGTTCCGAAACTATCTCCGAGACGGCCCGTCAGATGCTCCAGCGCTCAGGCCAGCCGCGCGCCCTGCAGGCAGTGGCCGATTGGGAACATGAGGAGGCCTACGCCCGCCAGATTGAAGGGTTGGATGACACCATGCCGGACGAGGAATTGCATGAGCTGCGCGGCAATCACCTGCCGGCCCGCGCCAACGGTAGCAATGGCTCCCAGAAATCCGCGGCCCGGGCCAAGGATCGGCTGCTGCACATGACCGGCAGTACGGCAGAAGCGCCCGATGGGCTGGCCAGCGCCAGCTGGGAAGAGCGCCGTGACGCTGTGGCGGCACTCGCTCACCGCGACGCACGAGTGGCCCTGCCGCTGTTGAAGCAGGCGCTCGACGACGAAGATCCGTACGTGCGCATCGCCGCCGTACGCGCCACTGGTGCCTTCAAGACGCGCGAGGCGCTGCAGTTGCTCCTGGTAGCCCTGGCCGATGAAGAAGTCCTGGTCTGTGACGCGGCGGCGGATGTGCTCCGCCAGATCGGTCGGCCAGCCATCCCTGGTCTGATCAGGGCACTGGGGGCGGAGAGCGTGGAGATGCGCGCCGCAGCGGTGGAAGTGCTGGGGGCGATTGCCGATCCGGAAGCCATCCCTCACCTGGCCCGGCTGCTGGAAGATACAGCGCGACCCTGGCTTTCGGACAAACGGGTATGCGACCTGGCTGCACAGGCCCTGCGGGCGATCAACACACCTGCGGCGCACCGCATCGTGCTGGAATGGCAGGCACGCCATGCACCGGACCCGGCGCAATTCGCCCGCCTGACCCAGGCCCAGATCGATCGGCTGACCGCCGGCGAGGCGACCGTAGAAGAATTGCTGGAAACCCTGCCGGAAAGAGAGGAACAGCCTGCGGCATCCTCCGAGACCACACCAGAAACTGACGGCAGCGATATTCTGGCCGGTCTGCTGGCCGAGCTGCAGCAGGACGGCTGGGCGACCCGCCAGGAAGCGGCCAAGGCGCTGCGCGAATACGCCAAGCTCAACCAGGGCAGCACTGATGCCGCCATAATCCGCCAGCTTACCCACGCTTTGCAGGACCCCGACTGGGTGGTGCGCTGGGCAGTCGCCGAGGCGCTGGCCTCGATCGGCACGGCAAGCGCTGTGCCTGCGCTTGTTCCGCTGGTGGCCGATCCGCATTGGCTGGTGCGGGTGGCGGCCATCCGGGCGATTATGATGCTGGGTGACGCGGAGGTCGCGCCGGAATTGGTGGGCGCCCTCAGTGATCCTAAGGAGATGGTGCGGGAGGCGGCGGCGGAGGCGCTCGGCATGATCGGCGATCAGCGGGTGGCGCCCGCGCTATTACCGCTGCTGGATGACCCGGAGGAGTTTGTGCGGATGGCGGCCATTTACGCCCTGGGCCGCCTGCGCTATGCGCCTGCCCTGGAGGCGCTGGGCCGGGCGATCGCTGATCCCAGCGTCAACATCCGCTGGGCAGCGGCGGTAGCCGTCGCCGATGTGGGCGACCCGGCGGCGGTCCCGATTCTGGCGCCCGCGCTGGCCGATGCCAGCAGCCCCAGCTGGGGCGACGGGCGCGTGTGTGACGTGGCCGCCCGCGCGCTGGAGGCGCTTGATACGCCTGAGGCGCGGGAGGCGTTGGAAGCGTGGCGATCCACGTGTAGTCTGGTCTGA
- a CDS encoding ISAs1 family transposase gives MDYTIAGSGQIEALCGEVGGLYERLKELKDRRDRRGVRYPLAAVLMIMVLAKLSGEDEARGIAEWAKWRAKLLAKALGLKRESMPHHTTYSRIIGQAVEVEQFEAVVREYFSRHQPAEAHIALDGKAMRGTIEPGHTQGVHLLAAYLPAVGVVVGQSAVASKENEIVVAPALLASLDLHDAVVSGDALLAQRSLSSQIVAAGGNYL, from the coding sequence ATGGACTATACCATAGCCGGAAGCGGACAGATAGAGGCACTTTGCGGGGAGGTAGGCGGGCTCTATGAGCGACTGAAGGAGTTAAAGGATCGGCGGGACCGGCGCGGGGTACGCTATCCGTTGGCGGCGGTGCTGATGATCATGGTGTTAGCCAAGCTTTCGGGAGAAGATGAAGCGCGGGGGATAGCGGAGTGGGCGAAGTGGCGGGCCAAGCTCTTGGCGAAGGCGCTGGGGCTCAAACGGGAGAGCATGCCCCATCACACGACCTACAGTCGGATTATAGGGCAGGCGGTGGAGGTGGAGCAGTTCGAGGCGGTGGTACGGGAATACTTCAGCCGCCACCAGCCGGCCGAGGCTCACATTGCGCTGGACGGCAAAGCCATGCGGGGGACGATCGAGCCAGGACACACCCAAGGGGTGCATCTGCTGGCTGCCTATCTGCCAGCGGTGGGGGTCGTGGTGGGACAAAGTGCAGTGGCCAGCAAGGAAAACGAAATTGTGGTTGCCCCTGCGCTGTTGGCCAGTCTGGACTTGCACGATGCCGTGGTGAGTGGGGATGCCCTGTTGGCTCAGCGGAGCTTATCGAGCCAGATAGTGGCGGCAGGGGGAAACTATCTGTAG
- a CDS encoding ISAs1 family transposase: MLADLERLFAPESCLPGHGPLPVDFARASTLDKAHGRLERRTLTASSLLQGYSQWPHLAQVFQLERQTLTLRSGHLTYEVVYGVTSLSRAQASPNRLLHLVRRHWGIENEAHYSRDVTFKEDRCRLKTGCAAHVMAILNNLTLGLIRLLKFDFIPQARRFFNARLDLALDLLLAPP; encoded by the coding sequence TTGCTGGCGGACCTCGAGCGCCTGTTTGCCCCCGAAAGCTGCTTGCCAGGCCATGGCCCGCTGCCCGTCGATTTCGCCCGTGCCAGCACCCTGGACAAAGCGCATGGGCGGCTGGAACGGCGTACTCTGACGGCCAGCAGCCTGCTCCAGGGCTACAGCCAGTGGCCCCATCTGGCTCAGGTGTTCCAGCTTGAACGGCAAACCCTCACCCTCCGCAGTGGCCACCTCACCTATGAAGTCGTCTACGGCGTAACCAGTCTCTCTCGCGCCCAGGCCTCGCCGAACCGCCTCCTTCACCTGGTCCGTCGTCATTGGGGAATCGAAAACGAGGCTCATTACTCCCGTGATGTGACCTTCAAGGAAGACCGCTGTCGCTTAAAGACGGGCTGCGCCGCTCATGTCATGGCGATCCTCAACAATCTGACCCTGGGGCTCATCCGGTTGTTGAAGTTCGACTTCATTCCCCAAGCACGCCGCTTCTTCAATGCTCGGCTCGACCTGGCGCTTGACCTGCTTCTGGCTCCTCCCTGA
- a CDS encoding class I SAM-dependent methyltransferase, with protein sequence MAVNDRVHWDGVYDQQAGRAYPPPDALLVAYAPRPLVGGSAPVALDVAAGLGQNALWLAARGYRVRALDISPVALERGRAEMVRRGLSGVDFVVVDLEDPAAVAACLPPESADLICCFRYLNRALFPALRMAVRPGGLIIYQTYNVRHLESRAGMNRAYLLEPGGLAGFFPGWEVWHNDEVGDLSRFVGRRPMHAERSGGS encoded by the coding sequence ATGGCGGTGAACGATCGTGTGCACTGGGATGGTGTGTATGACCAGCAGGCAGGGCGGGCGTATCCACCGCCGGACGCGCTGCTGGTGGCCTATGCGCCACGTCCCCTGGTGGGGGGCAGCGCCCCCGTCGCGCTGGATGTGGCGGCGGGGTTGGGTCAGAATGCGCTCTGGCTGGCCGCGCGGGGCTACCGGGTACGGGCGCTGGATATCAGCCCTGTGGCGCTGGAACGTGGACGGGCAGAGATGGTTCGGCGCGGCCTGAGTGGGGTGGACTTTGTCGTGGTCGATCTGGAGGACCCGGCGGCGGTGGCGGCCTGTCTGCCGCCAGAGTCCGCTGACCTGATCTGCTGCTTTCGCTACCTGAACCGGGCGCTATTCCCCGCCTTGCGGATGGCGGTCAGGCCGGGCGGACTGATCATCTACCAGACCTATAACGTGCGTCACCTGGAGTCGCGGGCGGGCATGAACCGCGCTTACCTGCTGGAACCGGGGGGGCTGGCGGGTTTCTTCCCTGGCTGGGAGGTGTGGCATAACGACGAGGTCGGTGATCTATCGCGTTTTGTAGGGCGGCGACCGATGCATGCGGAACGCTCAGGAGGATCATGA
- a CDS encoding SUMF1/EgtB/PvdO family nonheme iron enzyme, translating into MRLFISYARVDRLYCLKIVDLLDVHETWLDHRLYAGQNWWKEILRRLEWCEGFVYLLSPDSLASEYCRREYELAVSMGRAIIPVLIHEQVSLPEELANIQHVDLSHGITPEGVRMLLNSIHLAERHMRSQPARQPGRISSEALKPPAPEQAQVIFAAAEAMEKGQFDRAVFLLKQAKENNFKSKFIDLDVLLREALIGLEQQSLQREAEREYRQIAELMKFSRTRRLGCQAFRAFQQEFPNHDPDGIAEICAEMQAQARQPAQSIGGSAPAPAALPATTQTARPAPQTPQPVARPAPQPATASAATNRPTGAPPVSPRTTTGATAPSPGYGSAAGTGGRSSTSLAQSLPTVAPPRPPSAVATPQPRTNGPTGPATPPRPTPRAPAPFRLRLLQWCEIPTGPVLLGNNSQETMAPEVVVDRFYISKYLVTNEQYQAFLDAPDGYANEQWWAFSPHAQQWRAENPTSRSSKFKGDERPREMVNWFDAMAFCGWLGSRLGATVTLPTVRQWVRAARGSDSRTYPWGNKFDEDRCNTSHSRLKMTTPVTRYPNGASPFGVFDMAGNVWEWCRNPKGDDSDVPEITSAQERAVHGGSFIGPAERASIVFQYYLNPRLYFSSIGFRVVLLR; encoded by the coding sequence ATGCGTCTATTTATCAGCTATGCCAGAGTCGATCGACTGTATTGCCTCAAGATCGTCGATTTACTTGACGTGCACGAGACGTGGCTTGACCACCGGCTGTACGCTGGCCAGAACTGGTGGAAGGAAATCCTCCGCCGCCTGGAATGGTGCGAGGGCTTCGTCTACTTGCTGTCGCCCGATTCGCTCGCCTCGGAGTATTGCCGCCGGGAGTACGAACTGGCCGTCAGTATGGGCCGCGCGATCATTCCTGTGCTGATCCACGAGCAGGTTTCCCTGCCGGAGGAACTGGCCAACATCCAGCATGTGGACCTCAGTCACGGGATCACGCCGGAAGGCGTGCGTATGCTGCTCAACTCTATCCATCTGGCCGAACGGCACATGCGCAGCCAGCCCGCCCGCCAGCCGGGCCGGATCTCATCGGAGGCACTCAAGCCGCCCGCGCCTGAGCAGGCACAGGTGATCTTTGCCGCCGCCGAAGCCATGGAAAAGGGCCAGTTCGATCGGGCAGTCTTTCTGCTCAAGCAGGCCAAAGAGAATAACTTCAAGTCCAAGTTCATCGATCTGGATGTCCTGCTGCGGGAAGCGCTGATCGGGCTGGAACAGCAATCGCTCCAGCGCGAGGCCGAGCGCGAGTACCGGCAGATCGCCGAATTGATGAAATTCAGCCGGACTCGTCGGCTGGGTTGCCAGGCGTTTCGCGCTTTCCAGCAGGAGTTCCCCAACCACGATCCGGACGGCATTGCTGAGATCTGTGCGGAGATGCAGGCTCAGGCCCGACAACCGGCGCAATCGATCGGGGGTAGCGCCCCCGCGCCTGCCGCCCTGCCCGCGACTACCCAGACGGCCCGACCTGCGCCGCAGACTCCTCAGCCTGTAGCCCGACCCGCGCCTCAGCCAGCCACGGCGTCCGCTGCTACGAACCGTCCGACGGGGGCGCCGCCAGTCTCACCGCGAACCACAACCGGGGCAACTGCCCCATCGCCGGGTTATGGCAGCGCGGCAGGGACAGGTGGGCGCAGCAGCACATCGCTGGCGCAGTCGCTGCCGACGGTAGCGCCGCCACGGCCTCCATCCGCGGTAGCTACGCCTCAGCCGCGCACCAATGGGCCAACGGGGCCAGCGACGCCGCCCCGTCCGACGCCCCGCGCGCCCGCGCCCTTCCGCCTGCGCCTGCTGCAATGGTGCGAAATCCCCACCGGGCCGGTGCTGCTGGGCAACAACAGCCAGGAAACGATGGCGCCGGAGGTCGTGGTTGACCGTTTTTACATCAGCAAGTACCTGGTCACCAACGAGCAGTACCAGGCTTTCCTGGATGCTCCCGACGGCTATGCCAATGAGCAATGGTGGGCATTTTCGCCGCACGCTCAACAATGGCGGGCGGAAAACCCGACTTCGCGCAGCTCCAAATTCAAGGGCGATGAGCGCCCGCGGGAGATGGTCAACTGGTTTGACGCCATGGCCTTTTGCGGCTGGCTGGGCAGCCGTCTCGGCGCTACCGTGACGCTGCCCACCGTGCGCCAGTGGGTGCGCGCCGCCCGTGGCAGCGACAGCCGCACCTATCCCTGGGGCAATAAGTTCGATGAAGACCGCTGCAATACCAGCCACAGCCGGCTGAAGATGACCACGCCGGTCACGCGCTACCCGAACGGGGCCAGCCCGTTCGGCGTGTTCGATATGGCTGGCAATGTCTGGGAGTGGTGTCGCAACCCCAAAGGCGATGACAGCGATGTGCCGGAGATCACCAGTGCCCAGGAACGCGCCGTACATGGCGGCTCCTTTATCGGGCCGGCGGAACGGGCCAGCATCGTGTTCCAGTACTATTTGAATCCGCGCCTGTATTTCTCCTCGATCGGGTTCCGCGTGGTGTTGCTGCGCTGA
- a CDS encoding MgtC/SapB family protein encodes MDIILQLQAGAELVLAGILSMLIGLDRERRHRPAGMRTHMLVGIGACLFTVLSMHAFPGDDSSRVAANIVTGVGFLGAGTIIQHKRDVFDLTTAASIWAVAAVGMAVGSGFWFLAILATLIIWTVLAVLRRFQAKDDDWRRYSRPGTPAQGRPSVADREQQ; translated from the coding sequence ATGGACATTATCCTGCAGTTACAGGCAGGCGCGGAACTGGTGCTGGCCGGGATTCTGAGTATGTTGATCGGCCTGGATCGGGAACGGCGTCACCGCCCCGCCGGGATGCGCACCCATATGCTGGTCGGCATCGGCGCCTGTCTTTTCACCGTGCTTTCCATGCACGCTTTCCCCGGCGATGATTCGAGCCGTGTGGCAGCCAACATCGTGACCGGCGTCGGCTTTCTGGGCGCGGGGACGATCATCCAGCACAAGCGTGATGTCTTTGACCTGACAACAGCGGCCAGCATCTGGGCGGTAGCGGCGGTGGGCATGGCGGTTGGGTCGGGCTTCTGGTTCCTGGCGATCCTGGCCACGCTGATCATCTGGACGGTGCTGGCCGTGTTGCGCCGTTTCCAGGCCAAGGATGATGACTGGCGGCGCTACTCCCGGCCCGGTACGCCTGCTCAGGGACGCCCATCAGTCGCCGACCGGGAGCAGCAATAG